In one window of Longimicrobium sp. DNA:
- a CDS encoding DUF4112 domain-containing protein, producing the protein MDAPNPARQTALRRLDALSHLLDNSIRVPGTQARFGLDAVIGLIPGFGDAAGAVVSAYVVVQAARLGASVPTLIRMLLNVGIEAVAGAVPVLGDLFDAAFKANARNVTLLRREMDLPGSTRRSSKAVVSAVIVALVVILGGIGILAYLAARAVWNVIT; encoded by the coding sequence ATGGATGCACCGAACCCCGCCCGCCAGACCGCCCTGCGCCGCCTGGACGCGCTGAGCCACCTGCTCGACAACTCCATCCGGGTGCCCGGTACGCAGGCGCGCTTCGGGCTGGACGCCGTGATCGGGCTGATCCCCGGATTCGGCGACGCGGCGGGCGCCGTGGTTTCGGCCTACGTGGTGGTGCAGGCGGCGCGGCTGGGCGCATCCGTCCCCACGCTGATCCGCATGCTGCTGAACGTGGGGATCGAGGCGGTGGCGGGGGCGGTGCCCGTGCTGGGCGACCTGTTCGACGCGGCGTTCAAGGCGAACGCGCGCAACGTGACGCTGCTGCGCCGGGAGATGGACCTGCCGGGCAGCACGCGCCGCTCGAGCAAGGCCGTGGTCAGCGCGGTGATCGTGGCCCTGGTCGTGATCCTGGGCGGAATCGGCATCCTGGCGTACCTGGCGGCGCGGGCGGTCTGGAACGTGATTACCTGA